The Paenibacillus spongiae nucleotide sequence AAGGGCTGCTGCAATTGACCGATTACATGACGCCAAATGAGACCGAATGGGAGCTGATTAGCGGCACGGATGACCAGGATGAGAATCGGCTTGCTTCATCCATCGCCGAATTTCAGAACCGGTACGGCTGCAACGTTATCGTAACGCGCGGTGAGAAAGGGGCGTCTTATACGGTTGACGGCAAGCTCGCAACGTTTCGGGCGCCTGCAGTAAAGCCGGTCGATACGACCGGCGCCGGGGATTCCTTCAATGCGGCTCTGGCCTTTGCGCTAGCGCAGGGCAAGCCTATGCATGACGCGGTTTCATTTGCCGTAACGGCAGCTTCCCTATCCGTGCAGAAATTCGGAGCACAGGACGGCATGCCGACACTGGAAGAGGTACTCGGAACTCAGAGCAGCGATTAGAGGCGGCATATTGCTGCTTCTTCTTTTTGTTATATCGTTCTATTCGCTTGCCGACGTTGAATGAAATCCATCGCCAACTTATATAAGAAGAAAGCCAGTTTGTAATAGTGTCAAGCTCTGCAAGCGCATAGAATAGGGAGGGTATCTAAGAGGAGAGGGGAATATACTTATGCCGATGCAATTTCCAATCATATCCGATGAAGTCCGTCTTCGCCGTTTGCGGCCGCCGTCCGGCCGGATCAACATGGTGCTCGATACCGACACTTACAATGAGATCGACGATCAGTTCGCGCTGGTATACGCGCTGCTGTCCAAGGAGCGGATTAACCTTCAGGCCGTATATGCCGCGCCATTCTTCAATGATCTGTCGGAAGGTCCGAAGGACGGGATGGAGAAGAGCTATGATGAAATCATCCGCATCCTGACGCGTATGAATGTGCCGGCGGACGGGTTTGTCTTCCGCGGATCCGACCGTTATCTGCCGGACAAGGAGCAGCCGGTAGAGAGCGAAGCGGTGCGCGACCTGATCGCCAAGGCGCTTGCCGCGCCGGACGATGAACCGCTCTATGTGGTTGCAATCGGCGCGATTACGAATGTGGCATCCGCCATTCTGCTGGAGCCGCGCATCATCGAGAAAATCGTTGTCGTATGGCTGGGCGGGAATGCCTTGGACTGGAACGATGCCAGGGAGTTTAATCTGATTCAGGATGTGCCGGCTGCGCAAGTCATCTTCAATTGCGGCGTCCCGGCCGTGCTTGTGCCTTGTATGGGGGTCGCCTCTCATCTGCATACGACGCTTCCGGAGGTTGACCGCTATGTGAGGGGACAAGGGGCAATCGGCGATTTCCTGGCAGAGCGGTATGAAGGCTGCAGCAGCGATCATTTTGCATACTCCCGCGTGATCTGGGATATCTCTGTCGTCGCATGGCTGATCGATGCCAGCTGGATTCCGACGACGCTCGTGAACAGCCCCGTATTGACCGACCAGGTGACGTGGAGCCGCGACACATCCCGGCACCTCATTCGCTCGGCGCATTACGCCCATCGGGACCCGGTCTTCAGAGACTTATTCAGCAAGCTGGCGCATTTCGCGGCACAAACCGGTTCAGGGCAGGAACAGCTCACTCGCTCATAACCGTGCTGCACCTGTACAGACTGCTCTGCATAATCTGGCATAAGCAAGCCCGTATCGCTCACTCGCGCATACGGGCTTGTTATTTTCATATGAACAGTCACCGTATGAAGCCTATACGCTGCTTGCAGTTTTGGAGAAGAAGGTTTTCAATGCTTTGTATACCTCGCTCTTCTCCCGAATGATCGCGTACAGAAACTTCTTATTGCCGATATGTTTATAAGCCGACATTAGCGTGCTGCTCCTGTTATACTGATTGACTTCTCCATAGCCGAACAAATTGGACCGCTTCATGAGCTCCTCAATCAGCCTCACGCATTTCTCGTTATCGGAGGTGAGGTTGTCGCCGTCCGAGAAGTGGAAGGGGTAGATGTTCCAATTCGCGGTAGGGTACCGGCTGTCGATAATGTCCAGCGCTTTCTGATAGGCCGAGGAGCAGATGGTCCCGCCGCTCTCGCCGCGTGTGAAGAACTCCTCTTCCGTCACTTCCTTCGCTTCCGTATGATGGGCGATGAAGACCATCTCGACATGCTCATATTTGCGTCTTAGAAATTTGCTCATCCAGAAAAAGAAGCTGCGGGCGCAGTATTTCTCGAATGAACCCATACTGCCCGAAGTGTCCATCAGCGCGAGTACGACTGCATTGGACTCGGGCTTGATGACCTCCTGCCAGGTTTTGAAACGCAAATCGTCAGGCGATATGCCGCCGATCCCCGATTTTCCCGCATTGGCGTTGCGCCGCAGGTTTTCGATAAGGGTTCGCTTCTTGTCCAGGTTGGACATGATGCCTTTCTTGCGAATATCCTGGAATACGATATCGGTCGTCTGCACCTGCTCTTTCTGCTTCTGCTCCAGGTTGGGGAGCTCGAGCTCTTCGAACAGCATATCCTCCAATTCAGCCATGCTGATCTCGGTTTCCATATAATCTTCCCCGGGCTGATCGCCGGCGCCTTGGCCTTTCCCGGGCCCGCTCTTCGACTCCTGCGGGTCAACTCCGAGCACATCGCCGACTTGCGTATCGCCGTCGCCTTGTCCGACGTGCTGCTTCTTGTTGTGATTATAGACGAAACGGTATTCGTCGATGCTCTTGATCGGTACTTTGATCGTACGCTTGCCATTGGACAATACGATGCTCTCGTCGGTAACGATATCCGGAAGATTCTGCTTGATGGCTTCGCGTACCTTCTCCTGATGCCGGGTTTGATCCGTATATCCTTTGCGGTGCAAAGTCCAATCTTCACGGGATACGATGAATAACGGTTCTGTCATGCTGGTTCACCCCAATTTTCGTATCGTTGATTTGCTATACATCACCAGCCGGCGGGTGGCATATCGGACAAGCCTCTTGGCGCTAATACGGTTGTTAAACATTGTATTCAAGTCCGGGACGGTTATGTGAAGCAAATGTGCCTGTTAAGGTTGTTTCACCGCCTTATGCTGACGCGCCTACGCAAAAAAATCCACATGACGCAGGCCGTCATGCGGATTCAAATCAGTGACGAAGCTATGCAGCGCTATATGGCCGATTGGAATATTCCGAGAAGGAACAATCCGCCTGTTCCCACAACGAGCAGCCCGTTCAGGACGATGCCGACGATGGCGAACGCTTTGCGGCGGTCTTTCATGCATGCTCCGACAATGCCCAGAACAAGCCCTATGAAGGAGAGCCCCAGACTGCCAAGAAGGAAGAGTCCGGAGAGGATAAGCGATACGTTGGCACTGACCGCTTCGGCATCTATGACAGGCTTGCCGTCTTCGGTAATGTAGTCCATAATGGAAGAGGTCACGACAACCATGCATACGATGAACGTTATTATACTGACAAGTCCGATAATGAATGAAGCGATGCCGAGTCCCGAGATTTTCTTCGGCTGTTCGGTCATGGCAGGCTCAGGAATAGGGCGGAAGCCGTCCGGGTGATTATGGGTGTTGTTCTCATATTCGTTCATGGAATCGAACTCCTTTTACCTATATTGTGGTTATGTTCCGGTATGAGGCTGCAGCTGTTCTCGTATGATTGTAACCGATTTGTTCCTGGATAAGAAAGACTTATTTGTACCGCAAAGCTTGAAAGTAATATTAATCGATATAAGTTGAACGGAAGAAAGATACGACGAGTGTTCGAAACACGGGTTCAGCTTATACGCATACATCGAGGGAGGCGTATCGAGAATGTTTTCAAGAACAGGTACATACGGCGCCGTTCATGCCCTGCTCGCTGTGGCATTAGGCGCATTTGCCGCACACGGTCTCAAGGGGAAGATTGCGGCGGATATGCTGGAGGTATTCGAAACCGGGGTGCGTTACCATATGTACCACGGTCTCGGTCTGCTTATTCTCGCGCTGATTGCGGAGCGCATCGGTACGAGCAAGCGAATGCTGTGGGCAGGACGCCTGATGCATGCGGGCATCTTCCTGTTTTCCGGCAGCCTCTACGCGCTCAGCTTAACCGGCATCAAGGCGTTCGGCCCGATCACGCCGCTCGGAGGCGTAGCCTTTATCGCGGCATGGGCGCTTACGGCCATGTCGCTCTGGAAGTCAGGCAGCCGCTGATCCTACAGCTCGCCTTGCATCCGGACTGTTCTTTAAATATATTCAAAAGAAAGAAACCTCTCCTTGTTCGATGGCAGCCGTACTGCCATCGAACAAGGAGAGGTTTCTTGATGTCTGCGGTGAAGAAAACGATCCGGTCTTAGACGACAAAGTCGTCGATCTCATTCCAATTGAAGGCGTACACCTGTTTCTCATCCACATGATAAACCGTGATCAGCTGGGTGCTTTCATCGAATTGAATGACCCGGCACGGGATGTTGAGCTTGACGCCCTGTCCTTTATTTACGCTTAATCGGATTAATCGGTTCTCGGCGATATATCCGCGGATTCGTTCGGCAATGCTCGGCTTGGAAACAGCGCTTGAAGCATCTGCGCTTGCGGCTTCCGTTACGGCGGCTGTCATACCGCCCTGCATATGCTCAGGGATGGGGACCGCTGCGTAATTCGAACCATTGCGTTGTTCCAGCTCGCGAATGATTTCGCCCAGTTGAATGCCGGAATTTACGCGAAAGTCGCGGACGCCGGAATTGTTGTTCAAGAGATGCAGCAGCCGTTCCAAAGCGACTGCATTCGCGGAGCCTTCAACGAGAATATCCACATTGAACAAGTAGGCACTTTGACCTGTGTCGTCATCGTTGTCGATTGGTTTCATAAAGCCTCCGTAAATATCGTGAATGTCTCTATCATATCATTAATCCGGCGATAAAAGTAGTTTTTAATTCAGATTCAGCGCGTCGGATTAGGCTTGCTCCATATGAGAGTGTAGACTCACACCGAATCGGACTTTTGGCATATATTGAAGAAGCGTGCAATACGCGAATTCACAATGCTTATCGAAGGAAACCTTTGTTCAAAGGAGGTGGTTTCGGATGATGCGTATGGTTCCCATTTCACTCGAGGACGGCGTCCGCGTGCTCGGCGTCGAAGTGAAGCTGCCGAAGACGACCCTGCTGGCGGTTGCGACAGACAAAGGGTATATTATGTGCGGTGCGCTGGATGTCGCTTTATTGAACGAGCGCCTTGGAGATCGAGGGATTATTGCGGGACGTGCGGTTGGCGTCCGTACGCTGGAAGAGCTGATGGATGCGCCTCTTGAATCCGTCACCGTGGCAGCGGAAGCGCTGGGAATCGCTCCCGGTATGAAGGGCGCGGATGCAGTTCGCTTAATGATATAAGCGCTTGCACAACAATAACAGGGCTTCCTCGCCTGGAAGCGCTCGGTGGAGCGACTTGGAAGGAAGCCCTTTTTTGCATGAGGTGGCGGTACACCGCCTGTCAGCGAAGGCGAATAAGGCGTTATTCTTC carries:
- a CDS encoding nucleoside hydrolase; the encoded protein is MPMQFPIISDEVRLRRLRPPSGRINMVLDTDTYNEIDDQFALVYALLSKERINLQAVYAAPFFNDLSEGPKDGMEKSYDEIIRILTRMNVPADGFVFRGSDRYLPDKEQPVESEAVRDLIAKALAAPDDEPLYVVAIGAITNVASAILLEPRIIEKIVVVWLGGNALDWNDAREFNLIQDVPAAQVIFNCGVPAVLVPCMGVASHLHTTLPEVDRYVRGQGAIGDFLAERYEGCSSDHFAYSRVIWDISVVAWLIDASWIPTTLVNSPVLTDQVTWSRDTSRHLIRSAHYAHRDPVFRDLFSKLAHFAAQTGSGQEQLTRS
- the yhbH gene encoding sporulation protein YhbH, translated to MTEPLFIVSREDWTLHRKGYTDQTRHQEKVREAIKQNLPDIVTDESIVLSNGKRTIKVPIKSIDEYRFVYNHNKKQHVGQGDGDTQVGDVLGVDPQESKSGPGKGQGAGDQPGEDYMETEISMAELEDMLFEELELPNLEQKQKEQVQTTDIVFQDIRKKGIMSNLDKKRTLIENLRRNANAGKSGIGGISPDDLRFKTWQEVIKPESNAVVLALMDTSGSMGSFEKYCARSFFFWMSKFLRRKYEHVEMVFIAHHTEAKEVTEEEFFTRGESGGTICSSAYQKALDIIDSRYPTANWNIYPFHFSDGDNLTSDNEKCVRLIEELMKRSNLFGYGEVNQYNRSSTLMSAYKHIGNKKFLYAIIREKSEVYKALKTFFSKTASSV
- a CDS encoding DUF423 domain-containing protein; protein product: MFSRTGTYGAVHALLAVALGAFAAHGLKGKIAADMLEVFETGVRYHMYHGLGLLILALIAERIGTSKRMLWAGRLMHAGIFLFSGSLYALSLTGIKAFGPITPLGGVAFIAAWALTAMSLWKSGSR
- a CDS encoding YunC family protein, whose amino-acid sequence is MMRMVPISLEDGVRVLGVEVKLPKTTLLAVATDKGYIMCGALDVALLNERLGDRGIIAGRAVGVRTLEELMDAPLESVTVAAEALGIAPGMKGADAVRLMI